A genomic window from Flavobacterium johnsoniae includes:
- a CDS encoding saccharopine dehydrogenase family protein, whose protein sequence is MRNVLIIGAGRSASSLIRYLLSKSTEEQLHLTVADLSLPLAKAKTQEHPNATPLALDIFNSVERKKAIANASIVISMLPAHLHIEIAKDCLEFKKHLVTASYISDPMQALNEEAIKNNLIFMNEIGLDPGIDHMSAMKVIDEIRAKGGKMLLFESFCGGLVAPESDNNLWNYKFTWAPRNVVLAGQGGAAKFIQEGTYKYIPYSALFRRTEFLEVEGYGKFEAYSNRDSLKYRSIYGLDDILTLYRGTIRRVGYSRAWNMFVQLGMTDDSYIIEGSEDMSYRQFINSFLPYHPTDSVEIKTRLILKIDQDDIMWDKLLELDLFNPNKKVNLPHATPAQILEKILTDSWALEPDDKDMIVMYHKFGYELNGEKKQIDSKMVCIGDDQTYTAMAKTVGLPVAIATLLILNGKITTPGVQLPIKKEVYEPILKELEEYGVIFNEQKVPYFGYNPDLF, encoded by the coding sequence ATGAGAAACGTTTTAATAATTGGAGCAGGAAGATCTGCATCGTCTTTGATTCGGTATTTATTATCTAAATCTACTGAAGAACAACTGCATTTAACTGTAGCCGATCTTTCTTTGCCTTTAGCGAAAGCTAAAACGCAAGAACATCCTAATGCCACTCCCCTTGCTTTAGATATTTTTAATTCCGTTGAAAGAAAAAAAGCGATTGCAAATGCTTCGATCGTAATTTCTATGCTTCCAGCACATTTGCATATCGAAATTGCAAAAGATTGTCTAGAATTCAAAAAACATTTGGTTACGGCTTCCTATATAAGTGATCCGATGCAGGCTTTAAACGAAGAAGCCATAAAGAACAATTTGATTTTTATGAATGAAATTGGTCTTGATCCTGGAATCGATCATATGAGCGCCATGAAAGTTATTGATGAAATTCGGGCAAAAGGCGGAAAAATGCTTTTGTTTGAATCTTTCTGCGGTGGACTCGTAGCTCCAGAATCTGATAACAATTTATGGAATTATAAATTTACTTGGGCGCCTCGAAATGTTGTTTTAGCGGGACAGGGCGGCGCAGCAAAATTTATTCAAGAAGGAACTTATAAATATATTCCGTACAGTGCTTTATTTCGTAGAACTGAATTTCTGGAAGTAGAAGGTTACGGAAAATTTGAAGCCTATTCAAACCGTGATTCACTCAAATACAGATCTATTTATGGTTTGGATGATATTTTGACTTTATACAGAGGAACAATTAGAAGAGTAGGTTATTCTCGCGCTTGGAATATGTTTGTTCAACTCGGAATGACCGATGATAGTTATATAATTGAAGGTTCTGAAGATATGAGTTATCGTCAGTTTATCAATTCTTTTCTGCCTTATCATCCTACAGATTCTGTGGAAATTAAAACACGCTTGATTTTAAAAATCGATCAAGACGATATTATGTGGGATAAACTTTTGGAACTTGATTTATTCAACCCAAACAAAAAAGTAAATCTTCCGCATGCAACTCCAGCGCAGATTTTAGAAAAAATCTTAACCGATAGCTGGGCTTTAGAACCAGACGATAAAGATATGATCGTAATGTATCACAAATTTGGTTATGAATTGAATGGAGAAAAGAAACAAATCGATTCTAAAATGGTTTGTATTGGCGACGATCAAACTTATACTGCAATGGCAAAAACAGTCGGACTTCCGGTTGCAATTGCAACTTTATTGATTTTGAACGGGAAAATCACAACTCCAGGCGTTCAGCTTCCGATAAAAAAAGAAGTTTACGAGCCTATATTGAAAGAATTAGAAGAATACGGCGTCATATTTAATGAGCAAAAAGTACCGTATTTTGGATATAATCCAGATCTTTTTTAG
- a CDS encoding MFS transporter, which yields MEDKSIFKSWVPKWAIIIILFVCLLHSMILLGVYTSNVTYAASFLDIEPEDLQFAMCVTYGTLLATILIEGRFSSFFPAKNYLMAVYSLIGITIVTSAYITNFSIFLLMRVAEGILMALPVITIRQLLIEQFNSKNAIIIGFSFYYGSLLLSTPFIMNVAVWFLDHYDWKYMLYVSGGLQVLNVFLILVTFRGHRITKKIPLYQIDWMSYFLVLISILCGAYFFVYAEKKYWFESSEMVLMLMISLITGGLFIFKERLVKRPSFNFEVIKYANLRIGFLLFFLFYISRATLSLCHSAMFSIWNWDPSRVAGVQYINGLGNVIGLILAAFFLMKSVSTKIIFMIGFTLIAIFHFWFTFLFVPDVALSDIIIPYILQGIGVGFLFVPLILFTTSSVPANMAVSSGIVGVSGRFWGSTIGFCVMQNAMVFLNKKHFLKLSQFVTGENSEAQHTIASTTQSFIAKGYSADNANTLALKKVFGTITKQATLLADMEIYTVVGYGLVVLIILIACNQHLRQTMNLVKSKIWIG from the coding sequence ATGGAAGATAAAAGTATATTTAAATCTTGGGTTCCGAAGTGGGCGATCATTATTATTTTGTTCGTCTGTTTGTTGCATTCCATGATTTTGTTGGGAGTTTATACGTCAAACGTAACGTATGCGGCAAGTTTTCTGGATATTGAACCCGAAGATTTGCAGTTTGCGATGTGCGTAACGTACGGAACTTTACTGGCAACCATTTTAATAGAAGGCCGATTTTCGAGTTTTTTCCCTGCAAAAAATTACCTAATGGCGGTTTATTCCTTAATCGGAATTACGATTGTTACATCGGCATATATTACCAATTTTTCGATTTTTTTATTGATGCGAGTTGCGGAAGGAATCTTGATGGCGCTTCCGGTAATTACAATAAGGCAGTTGCTTATTGAGCAGTTTAATTCTAAAAATGCCATTATCATCGGGTTTTCATTTTATTATGGCTCGCTGTTGTTGTCCACACCGTTTATTATGAATGTTGCCGTTTGGTTTCTAGATCATTACGACTGGAAATACATGTTGTATGTATCGGGAGGGCTTCAGGTTCTCAATGTGTTTTTAATCTTAGTTACTTTCAGAGGGCACCGAATTACAAAGAAAATTCCGTTGTATCAGATCGACTGGATGAGTTATTTTTTGGTTTTAATTTCGATTCTTTGCGGTGCCTATTTTTTTGTTTATGCCGAAAAAAAATATTGGTTCGAGTCTTCAGAAATGGTTTTAATGTTAATGATTTCACTGATAACTGGTGGATTATTCATTTTTAAAGAACGTTTGGTAAAAAGACCAAGTTTTAATTTTGAAGTCATAAAATACGCTAACCTGCGAATCGGATTCTTGTTGTTTTTCCTTTTTTACATCAGCAGAGCAACGCTGAGTTTGTGCCATTCGGCAATGTTTTCAATTTGGAATTGGGATCCGTCGCGTGTTGCGGGCGTACAATATATAAACGGTTTAGGAAATGTAATCGGACTTATTTTAGCTGCTTTCTTCTTGATGAAATCGGTTTCAACTAAAATCATTTTTATGATTGGTTTTACACTTATTGCTATTTTTCATTTCTGGTTTACGTTTCTTTTTGTGCCAGACGTAGCGTTGAGTGATATTATAATTCCATACATTTTACAAGGAATTGGTGTCGGGTTTTTATTTGTTCCATTAATCTTGTTTACTACATCTTCAGTTCCAGCAAATATGGCAGTTTCTTCTGGAATTGTTGGTGTTTCTGGACGTTTTTGGGGAAGCACAATTGGGTTTTGCGTCATGCAGAATGCGATGGTATTTTTAAACAAAAAGCACTTTTTAAAACTAAGTCAGTTTGTAACAGGTGAAAATTCTGAAGCGCAACACACTATTGCTTCGACAACTCAAAGTTTTATTGCCAAAGGATATTCGGCAGATAATGCCAATACCTTAGCCTTAAAAAAAGTATTTGGTACCATTACCAAACAAGCGACTTTATTAGCCGATATGGAGATTTATACCGTTGTCGGTTATGGTTTGGTGGTTTTGATTATTCTAATTGCTTGTAATCAGCATTTAAGACAGACGATGAATTTGGTGAAAAGCAAGATTTGGATTGGTTGA
- a CDS encoding DUF6055 domain-containing protein: MKKYRLLVILLGIIAVFYFARAARSFTVKQETRTLQSEHFIVSYSGIYKSEAEKVSKHLEDNYATIRENLKDVEHDIIKVFIYGSQFKFMNATGLKEKAKGTSRGPNEFHFIYTNWFNSIFPDDPLKTALHEFTHCIQLNILIDKAKETIITQDRLTFEKEFDKTFSAEYPRWLWESISIFEAGEVNSISVKYAKSKNLTLEELNKSNQIYNIGYTIIEYLTQKWGKDILPKLIASFGNIQKTLNVTPEEFEKGWIAFLNEKY, encoded by the coding sequence ATGAAGAAATACAGATTATTAGTCATTCTTTTAGGAATTATTGCCGTTTTTTATTTTGCAAGAGCAGCTCGAAGCTTTACGGTTAAACAGGAAACTCGAACGCTTCAATCGGAACATTTTATTGTTTCTTACAGCGGAATTTATAAAAGCGAAGCCGAAAAAGTCAGCAAACATCTTGAAGACAATTATGCTACAATAAGAGAAAATCTAAAAGATGTAGAACACGACATCATAAAGGTTTTTATTTACGGTTCGCAATTTAAGTTTATGAATGCTACGGGCTTAAAAGAAAAAGCAAAAGGCACAAGTCGCGGTCCGAACGAATTTCATTTTATCTATACCAATTGGTTTAATTCTATTTTTCCAGACGATCCATTAAAAACGGCTTTGCATGAATTTACGCATTGCATTCAACTCAATATTTTAATCGACAAGGCAAAAGAAACCATCATTACACAAGACCGACTTACTTTTGAAAAGGAATTTGATAAAACGTTTAGTGCCGAATATCCGCGCTGGCTTTGGGAATCGATTAGTATTTTTGAAGCTGGAGAAGTTAATTCAATAAGTGTGAAATACGCGAAGAGCAAAAATCTGACTTTAGAAGAACTAAACAAAAGCAATCAGATTTACAATATTGGATATACAATTATAGAATATCTGACTCAAAAATGGGGAAAAGATATTTTGCCAAAATTAATTGCTTCGTTTGGCAATATTCAGAAAACATTAAACGTTACTCCTGAAGAATTTGAGAAAGGCTGGATTGCTTTTTTGAATGAGAAGTATTAA
- a CDS encoding SDH family Clp fold serine proteinase — protein MSWKKERKKTPFDKAREKNKPAENSMTGNPSLPLSSQLLSKMEDGREFESLTKYQFASLNLKAEIQAGIKEIEDIRQRPAVCFMANTISVAGNTMIEDSDDLPFEEMISSIDSGINAIDIILETPGGLSTTVAKFVDKLRARFDHIGFIILNKAMSAGTMFVMSGDEIVMTGSSQIGPIDPQVRRMNGTFLPAQSILYLIEEVKKRGNDNIAKGKPIDWTDQFLINGIDRIEAGNAMIMSSKSIDMVENYLDKYKFKEWTTHKDGSPVTVVEKKERANEIAKLLCNHEKWKDHGYAIDRITAWEVCQLKITHSENISGMDRAMKRMWALMYYLFLNTQIQKVYVSSNYGIIRTFKTITK, from the coding sequence ATGAGTTGGAAAAAAGAAAGAAAGAAAACACCTTTTGACAAAGCTAGAGAGAAAAACAAACCAGCGGAAAATTCTATGACAGGAAACCCTTCGTTACCTTTATCGAGCCAACTTTTATCAAAAATGGAAGATGGTCGAGAATTTGAAAGTTTAACAAAATATCAATTTGCAAGTTTGAATTTAAAAGCTGAAATTCAGGCCGGCATAAAAGAAATTGAAGATATAAGGCAAAGACCTGCTGTTTGTTTTATGGCAAATACTATATCAGTAGCCGGTAATACGATGATTGAAGATTCGGATGACTTGCCTTTTGAAGAAATGATTTCTTCAATTGATTCTGGTATAAATGCGATCGATATTATATTGGAAACACCTGGAGGTTTATCCACCACTGTTGCAAAATTTGTAGATAAATTAAGAGCAAGATTTGATCATATTGGTTTTATTATCTTAAATAAGGCGATGAGTGCTGGCACAATGTTTGTGATGTCGGGAGATGAAATTGTGATGACAGGTAGTTCGCAAATTGGTCCCATTGATCCGCAAGTTAGAAGAATGAATGGAACATTTTTGCCTGCTCAATCTATTTTATATTTAATTGAAGAAGTAAAAAAGAGAGGGAATGACAATATTGCCAAGGGGAAGCCAATTGATTGGACAGATCAATTTTTGATAAATGGCATAGATAGAATTGAAGCAGGGAATGCTATGATTATGAGTTCAAAGTCTATAGATATGGTTGAGAATTATTTAGATAAATATAAATTTAAAGAATGGACAACTCATAAAGATGGTTCTCCTGTCACGGTTGTTGAGAAAAAAGAGAGAGCTAATGAAATTGCTAAATTACTTTGCAATCATGAAAAATGGAAAGATCATGGATATGCAATTGATAGAATTACAGCATGGGAGGTTTGTCAATTAAAAATTACTCATTCAGAAAATATTTCAGGAATGGATAGAGCAATGAAGCGAATGTGGGCTTTAATGTATTATCTTTTTCTAAATACACAGATACAAAAAGTTTACGTTTCATCAAATTATGGGATAATAAGAACTTTTAAAACGATTACTAAATAA
- a CDS encoding helix-turn-helix domain-containing protein gives MDISEEIFITNLGIHIRQLREKKGLSQQALADDCDIRKTQIGRIERAEINTTIKTLVKIANALDIEPKELLDFPLK, from the coding sequence ATGGATATTTCAGAAGAAATCTTTATTACAAATCTTGGGATTCACATTCGTCAATTGCGTGAAAAAAAAGGATTATCTCAACAAGCTTTAGCTGATGATTGTGATATTCGTAAAACTCAGATTGGTAGAATTGAAAGAGCTGAAATAAATACCACGATCAAAACTCTTGTAAAAATTGCCAATGCTTTAGATATTGAACCTAAAGAATTGCTTGATTTTCCTTTGAAATAA
- a CDS encoding glycosyltransferase 61 family protein, which yields MNLIEKKIRFTPIAYTRYLKGIKKSHAMFREGDILDYLAVKSWQVAPGNTTISPKAFFLDGQLDRITGTAYTNDPFKEMHGGFEVEHDETRAYKLKDIWMINGFIYKGLHNFRLHPAFQLSNRMNYFPQILIDTEIDNASLYSTSEGNQFFGLWLTDDCTNYKLAAEEGTPVTTNIFTSPHMFEYERLLGMNPYKTNGAYIKNAVFIDDDWGNNNKKHELFDENKASLLSNFQGYSRHPGVFILRRNSGKTRIMLNEIEIAERLRDQYGFKIVDVTKQTVHEIITACVGAKIVIGIEGSHLMHGLMVLEPGTSVLTFQPPNRFCGVLKITTDMQNLNYSFVVGIQKEEDFYVDFEEVQKTLELLPF from the coding sequence ATGAACTTAATTGAAAAAAAAATTAGATTTACGCCAATAGCATATACTAGATATCTTAAAGGAATAAAAAAATCACATGCCATGTTTCGCGAGGGAGACATTTTAGATTATCTTGCTGTAAAATCATGGCAGGTTGCTCCCGGAAACACTACAATTTCGCCAAAAGCTTTTTTTCTAGACGGACAATTAGATCGTATTACGGGTACGGCCTATACAAATGATCCGTTTAAGGAAATGCATGGTGGTTTTGAGGTTGAACATGACGAAACACGTGCTTATAAGCTCAAAGATATCTGGATGATTAATGGTTTTATTTATAAAGGACTTCATAATTTTAGACTTCATCCAGCTTTTCAGCTTTCTAATAGAATGAATTATTTTCCGCAAATTTTAATTGATACGGAAATAGATAATGCTTCACTTTATAGTACTTCTGAAGGGAATCAGTTTTTTGGTCTTTGGCTTACAGATGATTGTACAAACTATAAATTGGCAGCCGAAGAAGGAACTCCAGTAACTACCAATATTTTTACAAGTCCTCATATGTTTGAATATGAGAGATTATTGGGTATGAATCCTTATAAAACTAATGGAGCCTATATAAAAAACGCCGTATTTATTGATGATGATTGGGGTAATAATAATAAAAAACATGAATTATTTGATGAAAATAAAGCCTCATTGTTATCAAATTTTCAAGGTTATTCTCGCCATCCTGGAGTATTTATATTGCGCCGCAATTCGGGAAAAACTCGAATAATGTTAAATGAAATCGAAATTGCAGAAAGGTTACGAGATCAATACGGATTTAAAATTGTAGATGTTACTAAGCAAACTGTACATGAGATTATTACAGCTTGTGTAGGCGCTAAAATTGTTATTGGAATTGAAGGAAGTCATCTTATGCACGGATTGATGGTGCTTGAGCCAGGAACATCTGTTTTAACATTCCAGCCTCCTAATCGCTTCTGCGGAGTTCTAAAAATAACTACTGATATGCAAAACCTAAACTATAGTTTTGTTGTTGGAATTCAAAAAGAAGAAGATTTTTATGTTGATTTTGAAGAGGTTCAAAAAACTTTAGAATTGCTTCCTTTTTAG
- a CDS encoding BlaI/MecI/CopY family transcriptional regulator encodes MQLSNSEEQLMEYLWKLEKAFMKDLLDAYPEPKPATTTVATLLKRMIGKNFVAYNEFGNSREYYPLVKKTDYFSKHVKGLISSFFNNSASQFASFFTTETNLSASELEDLKKIIDSEIQKKKK; translated from the coding sequence ATGCAATTATCAAATTCAGAAGAACAATTAATGGAGTATTTATGGAAGCTAGAAAAAGCTTTTATGAAAGATTTGCTTGATGCATATCCAGAACCTAAACCTGCAACGACAACGGTCGCGACTTTATTAAAACGAATGATCGGAAAGAATTTTGTAGCGTATAACGAATTCGGAAATTCGAGAGAATATTATCCTTTGGTGAAAAAAACAGATTATTTCTCCAAACACGTAAAAGGATTGATTAGTAGTTTCTTTAATAATTCGGCTTCGCAATTTGCTTCTTTTTTTACAACCGAAACCAATTTGTCGGCTTCGGAATTGGAAGATCTTAAAAAAATAATTGATTCAGAAATTCAAAAAAAGAAAAAATGA
- a CDS encoding dipeptidase, producing the protein MENIKSYVQQHKDRFINELIELLKIPSVSADTAYSQDVIDTAEAVKESLSKAGCDYVETCDTPGYPIIYGEKIIDPNLPTVLVYGHYDVQPPDPLELWTSPPFEPVIKTTDIHPEGAIFARGACDDKGQMYMHVKALEYMVQNNNLPCNVKFMIEGEEEVGSASLAWFVERNQEKLKNDVILISDTGMISNQQPSITTGLRGLSYVEVEVTGPNRDLHSGLYGGAVANPINILAKMIASLHDENNHITIPGFYDKVQELSAEERAEMAKAPFSLEKYKNALNIADVYGEKGYVTNERNSIRPTLDVNGIWGGYTGEGAKTVIASKAFAKISMRLVPNQEWEEITELFTKHFTSIAPAGVTVKVTPHHGGQGYVTPIDSIGYQAANKAYTETFGVPAIPVRSGGSIPIVALFEKELKSKTILMGFGLDSDAIHSPNEHFGIFNYLKGIETIPLFYKYFVELSK; encoded by the coding sequence ATGGAAAATATTAAGTCCTACGTTCAACAACATAAAGATCGGTTTATCAACGAATTGATCGAATTATTAAAAATTCCGTCGGTAAGTGCCGACACTGCATATTCTCAAGATGTTATTGACACAGCAGAGGCTGTAAAAGAAAGTTTATCAAAAGCAGGATGCGATTATGTCGAAACTTGCGACACTCCAGGTTATCCAATTATCTACGGAGAGAAAATTATAGATCCAAATCTTCCAACGGTTTTAGTTTACGGTCACTACGACGTACAACCGCCAGATCCATTAGAATTATGGACTTCGCCACCTTTCGAACCCGTTATCAAAACTACAGATATTCACCCAGAAGGCGCCATCTTTGCGCGTGGAGCGTGTGACGACAAAGGTCAGATGTACATGCACGTAAAAGCGTTAGAATATATGGTGCAAAATAATAATTTGCCTTGCAACGTAAAATTCATGATCGAGGGAGAAGAAGAAGTAGGTTCGGCAAGTTTGGCTTGGTTTGTAGAACGCAATCAGGAAAAACTGAAAAACGACGTAATCTTGATTTCAGATACAGGAATGATTTCTAACCAACAACCGTCTATCACAACAGGTTTAAGAGGTTTGAGTTATGTTGAAGTAGAAGTTACAGGTCCGAACCGCGATTTGCATTCTGGTTTATACGGTGGAGCTGTGGCGAACCCAATTAATATTTTGGCAAAAATGATTGCTTCTCTTCATGACGAAAACAATCATATCACGATTCCAGGATTCTACGATAAAGTTCAGGAATTATCTGCAGAAGAAAGAGCTGAAATGGCAAAAGCGCCTTTTAGTTTAGAAAAATATAAAAATGCTTTAAACATTGCTGATGTTTATGGCGAAAAAGGTTATGTAACAAACGAACGCAACTCAATTCGTCCGACTTTAGACGTAAACGGAATCTGGGGCGGTTATACTGGCGAAGGTGCAAAAACGGTTATTGCGAGCAAAGCTTTTGCTAAAATCTCGATGCGTTTAGTTCCAAATCAGGAATGGGAAGAGATTACAGAACTTTTCACTAAACATTTTACAAGTATTGCGCCAGCCGGAGTTACTGTAAAAGTAACGCCGCATCACGGTGGTCAAGGTTATGTAACGCCAATTGATAGTATTGGTTATCAGGCGGCAAATAAAGCCTATACAGAAACGTTTGGAGTTCCAGCAATTCCGGTTCGTTCTGGAGGAAGTATTCCGATTGTAGCTTTGTTTGAAAAAGAATTAAAAAGTAAAACAATCTTAATGGGATTTGGTTTGGATTCTGATGCTATTCATTCGCCAAATGAACATTTCGGAATCTTTAATTACTTGAAAGGAATTGAAACTATTCCGTTGTTTTACAAGTATTTTGTGGAGCTTTCTAAGTAG
- a CDS encoding DUF423 domain-containing protein: MKRKLVLTGAFIGMLAIILGAFGAHLLKKYLSVDQLNTFEVGVRYQMYHALFLLFLATQKDLAEKTLKTIYNFIVAGVVLFSGSIYLVATKDYTLFYSKIIVFATPIGGFLLIIGWALLFFTILKRKS, from the coding sequence ATGAAAAGAAAACTTGTTCTTACTGGAGCTTTTATAGGTATGTTAGCTATTATTTTGGGTGCTTTTGGTGCTCATTTATTAAAGAAATATCTTTCGGTTGATCAATTAAATACTTTTGAAGTTGGTGTTCGTTACCAAATGTATCACGCTCTTTTTCTGCTTTTTCTAGCTACTCAAAAAGATCTTGCAGAAAAAACACTAAAAACAATTTATAATTTTATAGTAGCTGGTGTTGTTCTTTTTAGTGGTTCAATCTATTTGGTGGCTACAAAAGACTATACTTTGTTTTATTCTAAAATTATCGTATTCGCAACTCCAATCGGTGGTTTTCTATTAATTATAGGTTGGGCGCTATTATTCTTTACGATTTTGAAGCGAAAATCATAA
- a CDS encoding M56 family metallopeptidase produces MIDFFIKSTIALCVLLGVYYLLLEKEKFHQFNRFFLVFSILFSFVLPFITIEIVQEVVSTANSTVVVPGAITANVVKDEVSIYLICAWFLYGIVTTLLFCRFAINLLKLIKKSKSGVKIKHQNATLVLLQEQTLPYTFLNTIFINELEYQNNKIETELFTHELIHVNQKHSLDIILIEVIKNVFWFNPIFIFYKKAIQLNHEFLADEKVVKSHKNVSFYQNLLLSKANQNPVYYLASNLNYSVTKKRLIMMTTTTSPSRGLFKKTILLPLFTGLVYFLCTKTVAQEIKTNNETASQKRSYSNYYDKTTFKIKNDKGVVVAEKKYKDLTLAEKKVVPNVLEGLKFPPTKEEMAAKIEKGGPETVEIDVYDPKNQKVKKEEGTIYKTVDLTENPTYPGGMESFYKFIGENYKIPVTPADVKLKGRVYINFIVEKDGSLTDFKLLRDIGYGTGEEAIRVLKLSQNWIPGKVNGEPVATMYSLPITIQSKE; encoded by the coding sequence ATGATAGACTTTTTTATAAAATCGACGATTGCATTGTGCGTACTTCTGGGAGTTTATTATTTACTTTTAGAAAAAGAAAAATTTCATCAGTTTAATAGGTTTTTCTTGGTTTTTAGTATTCTATTTTCTTTTGTACTGCCTTTTATTACAATAGAAATTGTACAAGAAGTGGTAAGCACAGCAAACAGTACCGTGGTAGTTCCTGGTGCGATTACTGCAAATGTTGTAAAAGATGAGGTTTCGATCTACTTGATTTGCGCTTGGTTTTTGTATGGAATAGTGACAACACTTTTGTTTTGCAGATTTGCGATCAACTTACTTAAGTTGATTAAAAAATCAAAATCGGGTGTAAAAATAAAACATCAAAATGCAACATTGGTTTTGTTGCAAGAGCAGACATTGCCCTATACTTTTCTAAACACCATTTTCATAAATGAATTGGAGTATCAAAATAATAAAATAGAAACAGAATTATTTACACACGAGCTAATTCACGTAAATCAGAAACATTCTCTTGATATTATATTGATTGAAGTCATTAAGAATGTTTTTTGGTTCAACCCAATTTTTATTTTTTATAAAAAAGCTATACAACTAAATCATGAATTTCTTGCCGATGAAAAAGTTGTAAAATCACATAAAAATGTTTCGTTTTACCAGAATTTGCTGCTGTCTAAAGCGAATCAAAATCCAGTATATTACTTGGCCAGTAATTTGAACTATTCTGTAACTAAAAAAAGATTAATTATGATGACAACCACAACATCTCCTTCTAGGGGATTATTTAAAAAGACAATTCTTTTACCATTGTTTACTGGACTTGTTTATTTTTTATGCACTAAAACAGTAGCTCAAGAAATAAAAACAAATAATGAAACTGCTTCCCAAAAGAGATCTTATTCAAATTATTACGACAAGACAACTTTTAAAATAAAGAATGATAAAGGTGTTGTAGTAGCAGAGAAAAAATACAAAGATCTTACACTGGCTGAAAAAAAGGTCGTGCCAAATGTACTTGAGGGATTAAAATTTCCTCCAACTAAAGAGGAGATGGCTGCGAAAATCGAAAAAGGAGGCCCAGAAACGGTAGAGATTGATGTATATGATCCAAAAAATCAAAAAGTTAAAAAAGAGGAAGGAACTATTTATAAAACAGTAGATTTAACTGAAAACCCAACTTATCCAGGAGGTATGGAGTCTTTTTATAAATTTATAGGAGAGAATTACAAAATTCCTGTAACGCCAGCAGATGTAAAGTTGAAAGGCAGGGTTTATATTAATTTTATAGTAGAAAAAGACGGCTCTTTGACAGACTTTAAACTATTAAGGGATATTGGGTATGGTACGGGAGAAGAGGCAATTAGAGTGCTTAAGCTTTCTCAGAACTGGATACCAGGGAAAGTTAACGGAGAGCCAGTTGCAACAATGTACAGTTTGCCAATTACGATTCAATCTAAAGAATAG